A window of the Eretmochelys imbricata isolate rEreImb1 chromosome 7, rEreImb1.hap1, whole genome shotgun sequence genome harbors these coding sequences:
- the NOLC1 gene encoding nucleolar and coiled-body phosphoprotein 1 isoform X6 — protein MAEPRVVPSDLFPLVFAFLRDNHFEGAARAFGRAAGVTDQDPNAASLLDVFNYWLKSPDAKKRKAVPNGPPAKKSKKESSSSSDESSSEEDEKTTAKKPAAKSAPVPKVIAKAVAPAKKAESSSEDSSDDSDSEEEEKKPAQKVTKAQAKPAATKTQPQKKAKSSSSSDSSSSEDERPKKQPLKPVAAKTAAKSAGSKAACNAANGKAESSSSSSSSEDSDKEKAASAKAVPKKTPLPKPAAIQVPSGKARAPAKESSSSEDSSDSSEDEKPASKSKPKPAKASLAKKKPTPTPTVVTIQKGGSSSDSDSDSSSEEEKVVTKLTAKSLAAKAPAKPVKAPAKSGQAKKGSSSSSDSSDSDSSEDETPAKPAVKPAPPAAKKPPAVAKKAQSSSDSDSSSSSSEEEKKAPPAKPASKTAKPGSKPCTLVPKASSSDSDSSSSEEEQSKPAVKLASKSPGGSKACAGKKAAAASSSSSSSDSSSDDDKKSRTAGTPVAGLKPGKGGQNNSSLVKEKPKASSTPAAKSPATKKPEPKPAGGSESSSESSCDEKGKANGAGSNKKKRKSEDDQELGTPDSKKIKTKTRTPHSFPKVKQPAVPFRRVREEEIEVDSRVANNSFDAKKGAAGDWGEKAHNVLKFTKGKSFRHEKTKKKRGSYCGGAISTQVNSIKFESD, from the exons ATGGCTGAGCCGCGCGTGGTGCCGAGCGACCTCTTCCCGCTCGTGTTCGCCTTCCTGCGCGACAACCACTTCGAGGGGGCGGCGCGGGCCTTCGGCAGGGCGGCCGGAGTG ACAGACCAGGATCCTAATGCTGCTTCTCTCTTGGATGTCTTCAACTACTGGCTGAA ATCCCCTGATGCTAAGAAACGGAAGGCTGTTCCCAATGGACCCCCTGCAAAGAAGTCCAAGAAAGAATCTTCCTCGAGCAGTGATGAGAGCTCCAGTGAAGAAGATGAGAAAACCACAGCCAAGAAGCCAG CAGCTAAGTCAGCGCCTGTGCCGAAGGTGATAGCAAAGGCAGTGGCTCCTGCCAAAAAAGCAGAGAGCAGCAGCGAGGACTCCAGCGATGATTCGGACtctgaggaggaagaaaagaagcCAGCACAG AAGGTAACCAAAGCCCAGGCCAAGCCAGCTGCCACCAAAACCCAGCCCCAGAAGAAGGCTAAGAGCTCCTCCAGCTCGGACTCCAGCAGCTCAGAGGATGAAAGACCAAAGAAACAGCCCCTGAAGCCAGTGGCAGCTAAAACAGCAGCTAAATCAG CAGGAAGTAAAGCTGCCTGCAACGCAGCCAATGGCAAggcagaaagcagcagcagcagcagtagtagtGAGGATTCTGACAAGGAAAAGGCTGCATCTGCAAAG GCTGTTCCCAAGAAAACACCACTGCCCAAACCTGCAGCCATCCAGGTGCCCTCAGGTAAAGCCAGAGCCCCTGCCAAAGAGAGCTCCAGCAGCGAGGATTCTTCTGACAGCTCGGAGGATGAAAAGCCAGCCTCAAAATCGAAGCCGAAGCCCG CCAAAGCAAGTCTGGCTAAAAAAAAACCTACCCCAACACCCACCGTTGTGACTATCCAGAAAGGTGGATCCAGTTCAGACAGTGATTCCG ATTCCAGCTCTGAGGAAGAGAAGGTAGTGACCAAGCTCACTGCCAAATCACTTGCAGCGAAGGCTCCTGCCAAACCAGTGAAGGCTCCTGCCAAGTCAGGACAAGCAAAGAAAggctccagctcctcctcagaCAGCTCAG ATTCTGACAGCTCTGAGGATGAGACCCCTGCAAAGCCTGCAGTCAAACCAGCTCCACCTGCAGCCAAGAAGCCTCCTGCTGTGGCAAAGAAAGCCCAGAGCAGCTCTGACTCAGATagcagctccagcagctctgaggaagagaagaaagccCCTCCAGCTAAGCCAGCCAGCAAGACAGCTAAGCCAGGGTCCAAACCCTGCACCCTGGTCCCCAAAGCCAGCAGCTCAGATTCTGACAGCTCAAGCAGTGAGGAGGAGCAGAGCAAACCAGCAGTGAAACTAGCCAGCAAATCACCAGGGGGCAGTAAAGCTTGTGCAGGGAAGAAAGCAGCTGCTGCTAGCAGTAGCAGCAGCTCATCTGACAGTTCCAGTGATGATGACAAGAAGTCCAGAACAGCAGGGACTCCAGTCGCCGGGTTAAAGCCAGGGAAAGGGGGACAGAACAACTCCAGCTTGGTGAAAGAGAAACCAAAGGCTTCATCCACACCAGCAGCCAAATCACCAGCCACAAAGAAGCCAGAGCCCAAGCCAGCTGGTGGCAGTGAGAGTAGCTCTGAGAGCTCCTGTGATGAGAAGGGAAAAGCAAATGGAG CAGGCTCGAATAAGAAGAAGCGGAAGAGCGAAGATGACCAGGAATTGGGGACACCGGACAGCAAGAAGATTAAGACCAAGACCAGAACGCCACACTCATTTCCCAAGGTGAAGCAG CCAGCTGTCCCTTTCCGAAGAGTAAGAGAGGAAGAGATCGAGGTGGATTCCCGTGTAGCTAACAACTCATTTGATGCAAAG AAAGGAGCTGCAGGcgactggggagaaaaggcccaCAACGTACTGAAATTCACCAAAGGCAAATCCTTCCGCCATGAGAAGACAAAGAAGAAAAGAGGCAGTTACTGCGGAGGTGCTATTTCTACCCAGGTCAATTCCATCAAGTTTGAAAGTGACTGA
- the NOLC1 gene encoding nucleolar and coiled-body phosphoprotein 1 isoform X4, which yields MAEPRVVPSDLFPLVFAFLRDNHFEGAARAFGRAAGVTDQDPNAASLLDVFNYWLKSPDAKKRKAVPNGPPAKKSKKESSSSSDESSSEEDEKTTAKKPAAKSAPVPKVIAKAVAPAKKAESSSEDSSDDSDSEEEEKKPAQKVTKAQAKPAATKTQPQKKAKSSSSSDSSSSEDERPKKQPLKPVAAKTAAKSAGSKAACNAANGKAESSSSSSSSEDSDKEKAASAKAVPKKTPLPKPAAIQVPSGKARAPAKESSSSEDSSDSSEDEKPASKSKPKPGPYSAVPPPQVTEPRKGKAKPSVAKAPGKKAESSDSSDSSSDSSDEMEQTPKKGTTAKASLAKKKPTPTPTVVTIQKGGSSSDSDSDSSSEEEKVVTKLTAKSLAAKAPAKPVKAPAKSGQAKKGSSSSSDSSDSDSSEDETPAKPAVKPAPPAAKKPPAVAKKAQSSSDSDSSSSSSEEEKKAPPAKPASKTAKPGSKPCTLVPKASSSDSDSSSSEEEQSKPAVKLASKSPGGSKACAGKKAAAASSSSSSSDSSSDDDKKSRTAGTPVAGLKPGKGGQNNSSLVKEKPKASSTPAAKSPATKKPEPKPAGGSESSSESSCDEKGKANGGSNKKKRKSEDDQELGTPDSKKIKTKTRTPHSFPKVKQPAVPFRRVREEEIEVDSRVANNSFDAKKGAAGDWGEKAHNVLKFTKGKSFRHEKTKKKRGSYCGGAISTQVNSIKFESD from the exons ATGGCTGAGCCGCGCGTGGTGCCGAGCGACCTCTTCCCGCTCGTGTTCGCCTTCCTGCGCGACAACCACTTCGAGGGGGCGGCGCGGGCCTTCGGCAGGGCGGCCGGAGTG ACAGACCAGGATCCTAATGCTGCTTCTCTCTTGGATGTCTTCAACTACTGGCTGAA ATCCCCTGATGCTAAGAAACGGAAGGCTGTTCCCAATGGACCCCCTGCAAAGAAGTCCAAGAAAGAATCTTCCTCGAGCAGTGATGAGAGCTCCAGTGAAGAAGATGAGAAAACCACAGCCAAGAAGCCAG CAGCTAAGTCAGCGCCTGTGCCGAAGGTGATAGCAAAGGCAGTGGCTCCTGCCAAAAAAGCAGAGAGCAGCAGCGAGGACTCCAGCGATGATTCGGACtctgaggaggaagaaaagaagcCAGCACAG AAGGTAACCAAAGCCCAGGCCAAGCCAGCTGCCACCAAAACCCAGCCCCAGAAGAAGGCTAAGAGCTCCTCCAGCTCGGACTCCAGCAGCTCAGAGGATGAAAGACCAAAGAAACAGCCCCTGAAGCCAGTGGCAGCTAAAACAGCAGCTAAATCAG CAGGAAGTAAAGCTGCCTGCAACGCAGCCAATGGCAAggcagaaagcagcagcagcagcagtagtagtGAGGATTCTGACAAGGAAAAGGCTGCATCTGCAAAG GCTGTTCCCAAGAAAACACCACTGCCCAAACCTGCAGCCATCCAGGTGCCCTCAGGTAAAGCCAGAGCCCCTGCCAAAGAGAGCTCCAGCAGCGAGGATTCTTCTGACAGCTCGGAGGATGAAAAGCCAGCCTCAAAATCGAAGCCGAAGCCCG GTCCATACAGTGCGGTGCCACCCCCCCAGGTTACAGAGCCAAGAAAGGGCAAAGCAAAGCCCTCTGTTGCAAAGGCTCCTGGGAAAAAAGCCGAGAGCAGTGACTCCTCAGACAGCAGCTCGGACAGCAGTGATGAAATGGAGCAGACACCCAAGAAGGGAACAACAG CCAAAGCAAGTCTGGCTAAAAAAAAACCTACCCCAACACCCACCGTTGTGACTATCCAGAAAGGTGGATCCAGTTCAGACAGTGATTCCG ATTCCAGCTCTGAGGAAGAGAAGGTAGTGACCAAGCTCACTGCCAAATCACTTGCAGCGAAGGCTCCTGCCAAACCAGTGAAGGCTCCTGCCAAGTCAGGACAAGCAAAGAAAggctccagctcctcctcagaCAGCTCAG ATTCTGACAGCTCTGAGGATGAGACCCCTGCAAAGCCTGCAGTCAAACCAGCTCCACCTGCAGCCAAGAAGCCTCCTGCTGTGGCAAAGAAAGCCCAGAGCAGCTCTGACTCAGATagcagctccagcagctctgaggaagagaagaaagccCCTCCAGCTAAGCCAGCCAGCAAGACAGCTAAGCCAGGGTCCAAACCCTGCACCCTGGTCCCCAAAGCCAGCAGCTCAGATTCTGACAGCTCAAGCAGTGAGGAGGAGCAGAGCAAACCAGCAGTGAAACTAGCCAGCAAATCACCAGGGGGCAGTAAAGCTTGTGCAGGGAAGAAAGCAGCTGCTGCTAGCAGTAGCAGCAGCTCATCTGACAGTTCCAGTGATGATGACAAGAAGTCCAGAACAGCAGGGACTCCAGTCGCCGGGTTAAAGCCAGGGAAAGGGGGACAGAACAACTCCAGCTTGGTGAAAGAGAAACCAAAGGCTTCATCCACACCAGCAGCCAAATCACCAGCCACAAAGAAGCCAGAGCCCAAGCCAGCTGGTGGCAGTGAGAGTAGCTCTGAGAGCTCCTGTGATGAGAAGGGAAAAGCAAATGGAG GCTCGAATAAGAAGAAGCGGAAGAGCGAAGATGACCAGGAATTGGGGACACCGGACAGCAAGAAGATTAAGACCAAGACCAGAACGCCACACTCATTTCCCAAGGTGAAGCAG CCAGCTGTCCCTTTCCGAAGAGTAAGAGAGGAAGAGATCGAGGTGGATTCCCGTGTAGCTAACAACTCATTTGATGCAAAG AAAGGAGCTGCAGGcgactggggagaaaaggcccaCAACGTACTGAAATTCACCAAAGGCAAATCCTTCCGCCATGAGAAGACAAAGAAGAAAAGAGGCAGTTACTGCGGAGGTGCTATTTCTACCCAGGTCAATTCCATCAAGTTTGAAAGTGACTGA
- the NOLC1 gene encoding nucleolar and coiled-body phosphoprotein 1 isoform X1, protein MAEPRVVPSDLFPLVFAFLRDNHFEGAARAFGRAAGVTDQDPNAASLLDVFNYWLKSPDAKKRKAVPNGPPAKKSKKESSSSSDESSSEEDEKTTAKKPAAKSAPVPKVIAKAVAPAKKAESSSEDSSDDSDSEEEEKKPAQKVTKAQAKPAATKTQPQKKAKSSSSSDSSSSEDERPKKQPLKPVAAKTAAKSAGSKAACNAANGKAESSSSSSSSEDSDKEKAASAKAVPKKTPLPKPAAIQVPSGKARAPAKESSSSEDSSDSSEDEKPASKSKPKPGPYSAVPPPQVTEPRKGKAKPSVAKAPGKKAESSDSSDSSSDSSDEMEQTPKKGTTAKASLAKKKPTPTPTVVTIQKGGSSSDSDSDSSSEEEKVVTKLTAKSLAAKAPAKPVKAPAKSGQAKKGSSSSSDSSDSDSSEDETPAKPAVKPAPPAAKKPPAVAKKAQSSSDSDSSSSSSEEEKKAPPAKPASKTAKPGSKPCTLVPKASSSDSDSSSSEEEQSKPAVKLASKSPGGSKACAGKKAAAASSSSSSSDSSSDDDKKSRTAGTPVAGLKPGKGGQNNSSLVKEKPKASSTPAAKSPATKKPEPKPAGGSESSSESSCDEKGKANGAGSNKKKRKSEDDQELGTPDSKKIKTKTRTPHSFPKVKQPAVPFRRVREEEIEVDSRVANNSFDAKKGAAGDWGEKAHNVLKFTKGKSFRHEKTKKKRGSYCGGAISTQVNSIKFESD, encoded by the exons ATGGCTGAGCCGCGCGTGGTGCCGAGCGACCTCTTCCCGCTCGTGTTCGCCTTCCTGCGCGACAACCACTTCGAGGGGGCGGCGCGGGCCTTCGGCAGGGCGGCCGGAGTG ACAGACCAGGATCCTAATGCTGCTTCTCTCTTGGATGTCTTCAACTACTGGCTGAA ATCCCCTGATGCTAAGAAACGGAAGGCTGTTCCCAATGGACCCCCTGCAAAGAAGTCCAAGAAAGAATCTTCCTCGAGCAGTGATGAGAGCTCCAGTGAAGAAGATGAGAAAACCACAGCCAAGAAGCCAG CAGCTAAGTCAGCGCCTGTGCCGAAGGTGATAGCAAAGGCAGTGGCTCCTGCCAAAAAAGCAGAGAGCAGCAGCGAGGACTCCAGCGATGATTCGGACtctgaggaggaagaaaagaagcCAGCACAG AAGGTAACCAAAGCCCAGGCCAAGCCAGCTGCCACCAAAACCCAGCCCCAGAAGAAGGCTAAGAGCTCCTCCAGCTCGGACTCCAGCAGCTCAGAGGATGAAAGACCAAAGAAACAGCCCCTGAAGCCAGTGGCAGCTAAAACAGCAGCTAAATCAG CAGGAAGTAAAGCTGCCTGCAACGCAGCCAATGGCAAggcagaaagcagcagcagcagcagtagtagtGAGGATTCTGACAAGGAAAAGGCTGCATCTGCAAAG GCTGTTCCCAAGAAAACACCACTGCCCAAACCTGCAGCCATCCAGGTGCCCTCAGGTAAAGCCAGAGCCCCTGCCAAAGAGAGCTCCAGCAGCGAGGATTCTTCTGACAGCTCGGAGGATGAAAAGCCAGCCTCAAAATCGAAGCCGAAGCCCG GTCCATACAGTGCGGTGCCACCCCCCCAGGTTACAGAGCCAAGAAAGGGCAAAGCAAAGCCCTCTGTTGCAAAGGCTCCTGGGAAAAAAGCCGAGAGCAGTGACTCCTCAGACAGCAGCTCGGACAGCAGTGATGAAATGGAGCAGACACCCAAGAAGGGAACAACAG CCAAAGCAAGTCTGGCTAAAAAAAAACCTACCCCAACACCCACCGTTGTGACTATCCAGAAAGGTGGATCCAGTTCAGACAGTGATTCCG ATTCCAGCTCTGAGGAAGAGAAGGTAGTGACCAAGCTCACTGCCAAATCACTTGCAGCGAAGGCTCCTGCCAAACCAGTGAAGGCTCCTGCCAAGTCAGGACAAGCAAAGAAAggctccagctcctcctcagaCAGCTCAG ATTCTGACAGCTCTGAGGATGAGACCCCTGCAAAGCCTGCAGTCAAACCAGCTCCACCTGCAGCCAAGAAGCCTCCTGCTGTGGCAAAGAAAGCCCAGAGCAGCTCTGACTCAGATagcagctccagcagctctgaggaagagaagaaagccCCTCCAGCTAAGCCAGCCAGCAAGACAGCTAAGCCAGGGTCCAAACCCTGCACCCTGGTCCCCAAAGCCAGCAGCTCAGATTCTGACAGCTCAAGCAGTGAGGAGGAGCAGAGCAAACCAGCAGTGAAACTAGCCAGCAAATCACCAGGGGGCAGTAAAGCTTGTGCAGGGAAGAAAGCAGCTGCTGCTAGCAGTAGCAGCAGCTCATCTGACAGTTCCAGTGATGATGACAAGAAGTCCAGAACAGCAGGGACTCCAGTCGCCGGGTTAAAGCCAGGGAAAGGGGGACAGAACAACTCCAGCTTGGTGAAAGAGAAACCAAAGGCTTCATCCACACCAGCAGCCAAATCACCAGCCACAAAGAAGCCAGAGCCCAAGCCAGCTGGTGGCAGTGAGAGTAGCTCTGAGAGCTCCTGTGATGAGAAGGGAAAAGCAAATGGAG CAGGCTCGAATAAGAAGAAGCGGAAGAGCGAAGATGACCAGGAATTGGGGACACCGGACAGCAAGAAGATTAAGACCAAGACCAGAACGCCACACTCATTTCCCAAGGTGAAGCAG CCAGCTGTCCCTTTCCGAAGAGTAAGAGAGGAAGAGATCGAGGTGGATTCCCGTGTAGCTAACAACTCATTTGATGCAAAG AAAGGAGCTGCAGGcgactggggagaaaaggcccaCAACGTACTGAAATTCACCAAAGGCAAATCCTTCCGCCATGAGAAGACAAAGAAGAAAAGAGGCAGTTACTGCGGAGGTGCTATTTCTACCCAGGTCAATTCCATCAAGTTTGAAAGTGACTGA
- the NOLC1 gene encoding nucleolar and coiled-body phosphoprotein 1 isoform X2, with amino-acid sequence MAEPRVVPSDLFPLVFAFLRDNHFEGAARAFGRAAGVTDQDPNAASLLDVFNYWLKSPDAKKRKAVPNGPPAKKSKKESSSSSDESSSEEDEKTTAKKPAKSAPVPKVIAKAVAPAKKAESSSEDSSDDSDSEEEEKKPAQKVTKAQAKPAATKTQPQKKAKSSSSSDSSSSEDERPKKQPLKPVAAKTAAKSAGSKAACNAANGKAESSSSSSSSEDSDKEKAASAKAVPKKTPLPKPAAIQVPSGKARAPAKESSSSEDSSDSSEDEKPASKSKPKPGPYSAVPPPQVTEPRKGKAKPSVAKAPGKKAESSDSSDSSSDSSDEMEQTPKKGTTAKASLAKKKPTPTPTVVTIQKGGSSSDSDSDSSSEEEKVVTKLTAKSLAAKAPAKPVKAPAKSGQAKKGSSSSSDSSDSDSSEDETPAKPAVKPAPPAAKKPPAVAKKAQSSSDSDSSSSSSEEEKKAPPAKPASKTAKPGSKPCTLVPKASSSDSDSSSSEEEQSKPAVKLASKSPGGSKACAGKKAAAASSSSSSSDSSSDDDKKSRTAGTPVAGLKPGKGGQNNSSLVKEKPKASSTPAAKSPATKKPEPKPAGGSESSSESSCDEKGKANGAGSNKKKRKSEDDQELGTPDSKKIKTKTRTPHSFPKVKQPAVPFRRVREEEIEVDSRVANNSFDAKKGAAGDWGEKAHNVLKFTKGKSFRHEKTKKKRGSYCGGAISTQVNSIKFESD; translated from the exons ATGGCTGAGCCGCGCGTGGTGCCGAGCGACCTCTTCCCGCTCGTGTTCGCCTTCCTGCGCGACAACCACTTCGAGGGGGCGGCGCGGGCCTTCGGCAGGGCGGCCGGAGTG ACAGACCAGGATCCTAATGCTGCTTCTCTCTTGGATGTCTTCAACTACTGGCTGAA ATCCCCTGATGCTAAGAAACGGAAGGCTGTTCCCAATGGACCCCCTGCAAAGAAGTCCAAGAAAGAATCTTCCTCGAGCAGTGATGAGAGCTCCAGTGAAGAAGATGAGAAAACCACAGCCAAGAAGCCAG CTAAGTCAGCGCCTGTGCCGAAGGTGATAGCAAAGGCAGTGGCTCCTGCCAAAAAAGCAGAGAGCAGCAGCGAGGACTCCAGCGATGATTCGGACtctgaggaggaagaaaagaagcCAGCACAG AAGGTAACCAAAGCCCAGGCCAAGCCAGCTGCCACCAAAACCCAGCCCCAGAAGAAGGCTAAGAGCTCCTCCAGCTCGGACTCCAGCAGCTCAGAGGATGAAAGACCAAAGAAACAGCCCCTGAAGCCAGTGGCAGCTAAAACAGCAGCTAAATCAG CAGGAAGTAAAGCTGCCTGCAACGCAGCCAATGGCAAggcagaaagcagcagcagcagcagtagtagtGAGGATTCTGACAAGGAAAAGGCTGCATCTGCAAAG GCTGTTCCCAAGAAAACACCACTGCCCAAACCTGCAGCCATCCAGGTGCCCTCAGGTAAAGCCAGAGCCCCTGCCAAAGAGAGCTCCAGCAGCGAGGATTCTTCTGACAGCTCGGAGGATGAAAAGCCAGCCTCAAAATCGAAGCCGAAGCCCG GTCCATACAGTGCGGTGCCACCCCCCCAGGTTACAGAGCCAAGAAAGGGCAAAGCAAAGCCCTCTGTTGCAAAGGCTCCTGGGAAAAAAGCCGAGAGCAGTGACTCCTCAGACAGCAGCTCGGACAGCAGTGATGAAATGGAGCAGACACCCAAGAAGGGAACAACAG CCAAAGCAAGTCTGGCTAAAAAAAAACCTACCCCAACACCCACCGTTGTGACTATCCAGAAAGGTGGATCCAGTTCAGACAGTGATTCCG ATTCCAGCTCTGAGGAAGAGAAGGTAGTGACCAAGCTCACTGCCAAATCACTTGCAGCGAAGGCTCCTGCCAAACCAGTGAAGGCTCCTGCCAAGTCAGGACAAGCAAAGAAAggctccagctcctcctcagaCAGCTCAG ATTCTGACAGCTCTGAGGATGAGACCCCTGCAAAGCCTGCAGTCAAACCAGCTCCACCTGCAGCCAAGAAGCCTCCTGCTGTGGCAAAGAAAGCCCAGAGCAGCTCTGACTCAGATagcagctccagcagctctgaggaagagaagaaagccCCTCCAGCTAAGCCAGCCAGCAAGACAGCTAAGCCAGGGTCCAAACCCTGCACCCTGGTCCCCAAAGCCAGCAGCTCAGATTCTGACAGCTCAAGCAGTGAGGAGGAGCAGAGCAAACCAGCAGTGAAACTAGCCAGCAAATCACCAGGGGGCAGTAAAGCTTGTGCAGGGAAGAAAGCAGCTGCTGCTAGCAGTAGCAGCAGCTCATCTGACAGTTCCAGTGATGATGACAAGAAGTCCAGAACAGCAGGGACTCCAGTCGCCGGGTTAAAGCCAGGGAAAGGGGGACAGAACAACTCCAGCTTGGTGAAAGAGAAACCAAAGGCTTCATCCACACCAGCAGCCAAATCACCAGCCACAAAGAAGCCAGAGCCCAAGCCAGCTGGTGGCAGTGAGAGTAGCTCTGAGAGCTCCTGTGATGAGAAGGGAAAAGCAAATGGAG CAGGCTCGAATAAGAAGAAGCGGAAGAGCGAAGATGACCAGGAATTGGGGACACCGGACAGCAAGAAGATTAAGACCAAGACCAGAACGCCACACTCATTTCCCAAGGTGAAGCAG CCAGCTGTCCCTTTCCGAAGAGTAAGAGAGGAAGAGATCGAGGTGGATTCCCGTGTAGCTAACAACTCATTTGATGCAAAG AAAGGAGCTGCAGGcgactggggagaaaaggcccaCAACGTACTGAAATTCACCAAAGGCAAATCCTTCCGCCATGAGAAGACAAAGAAGAAAAGAGGCAGTTACTGCGGAGGTGCTATTTCTACCCAGGTCAATTCCATCAAGTTTGAAAGTGACTGA
- the NOLC1 gene encoding nucleolar and coiled-body phosphoprotein 1 isoform X3 produces the protein MAEPRVVPSDLFPLVFAFLRDNHFEGAARAFGRAAGVTDQDPNAASLLDVFNYWLKSPDAKKRKAVPNGPPAKKSKKESSSSSDESSSEEDEKTTAKKPAAKSAPVPKVIAKAVAPAKKAESSSEDSSDDSDSEEEEKKPAQKVTKAQAKPAATKTQPQKKAKSSSSSDSSSSEDERPKKQPLKPVAAKTAAKSGSKAACNAANGKAESSSSSSSSEDSDKEKAASAKAVPKKTPLPKPAAIQVPSGKARAPAKESSSSEDSSDSSEDEKPASKSKPKPGPYSAVPPPQVTEPRKGKAKPSVAKAPGKKAESSDSSDSSSDSSDEMEQTPKKGTTAKASLAKKKPTPTPTVVTIQKGGSSSDSDSDSSSEEEKVVTKLTAKSLAAKAPAKPVKAPAKSGQAKKGSSSSSDSSDSDSSEDETPAKPAVKPAPPAAKKPPAVAKKAQSSSDSDSSSSSSEEEKKAPPAKPASKTAKPGSKPCTLVPKASSSDSDSSSSEEEQSKPAVKLASKSPGGSKACAGKKAAAASSSSSSSDSSSDDDKKSRTAGTPVAGLKPGKGGQNNSSLVKEKPKASSTPAAKSPATKKPEPKPAGGSESSSESSCDEKGKANGAGSNKKKRKSEDDQELGTPDSKKIKTKTRTPHSFPKVKQPAVPFRRVREEEIEVDSRVANNSFDAKKGAAGDWGEKAHNVLKFTKGKSFRHEKTKKKRGSYCGGAISTQVNSIKFESD, from the exons ATGGCTGAGCCGCGCGTGGTGCCGAGCGACCTCTTCCCGCTCGTGTTCGCCTTCCTGCGCGACAACCACTTCGAGGGGGCGGCGCGGGCCTTCGGCAGGGCGGCCGGAGTG ACAGACCAGGATCCTAATGCTGCTTCTCTCTTGGATGTCTTCAACTACTGGCTGAA ATCCCCTGATGCTAAGAAACGGAAGGCTGTTCCCAATGGACCCCCTGCAAAGAAGTCCAAGAAAGAATCTTCCTCGAGCAGTGATGAGAGCTCCAGTGAAGAAGATGAGAAAACCACAGCCAAGAAGCCAG CAGCTAAGTCAGCGCCTGTGCCGAAGGTGATAGCAAAGGCAGTGGCTCCTGCCAAAAAAGCAGAGAGCAGCAGCGAGGACTCCAGCGATGATTCGGACtctgaggaggaagaaaagaagcCAGCACAG AAGGTAACCAAAGCCCAGGCCAAGCCAGCTGCCACCAAAACCCAGCCCCAGAAGAAGGCTAAGAGCTCCTCCAGCTCGGACTCCAGCAGCTCAGAGGATGAAAGACCAAAGAAACAGCCCCTGAAGCCAGTGGCAGCTAAAACAGCAGCTAAATCAG GAAGTAAAGCTGCCTGCAACGCAGCCAATGGCAAggcagaaagcagcagcagcagcagtagtagtGAGGATTCTGACAAGGAAAAGGCTGCATCTGCAAAG GCTGTTCCCAAGAAAACACCACTGCCCAAACCTGCAGCCATCCAGGTGCCCTCAGGTAAAGCCAGAGCCCCTGCCAAAGAGAGCTCCAGCAGCGAGGATTCTTCTGACAGCTCGGAGGATGAAAAGCCAGCCTCAAAATCGAAGCCGAAGCCCG GTCCATACAGTGCGGTGCCACCCCCCCAGGTTACAGAGCCAAGAAAGGGCAAAGCAAAGCCCTCTGTTGCAAAGGCTCCTGGGAAAAAAGCCGAGAGCAGTGACTCCTCAGACAGCAGCTCGGACAGCAGTGATGAAATGGAGCAGACACCCAAGAAGGGAACAACAG CCAAAGCAAGTCTGGCTAAAAAAAAACCTACCCCAACACCCACCGTTGTGACTATCCAGAAAGGTGGATCCAGTTCAGACAGTGATTCCG ATTCCAGCTCTGAGGAAGAGAAGGTAGTGACCAAGCTCACTGCCAAATCACTTGCAGCGAAGGCTCCTGCCAAACCAGTGAAGGCTCCTGCCAAGTCAGGACAAGCAAAGAAAggctccagctcctcctcagaCAGCTCAG ATTCTGACAGCTCTGAGGATGAGACCCCTGCAAAGCCTGCAGTCAAACCAGCTCCACCTGCAGCCAAGAAGCCTCCTGCTGTGGCAAAGAAAGCCCAGAGCAGCTCTGACTCAGATagcagctccagcagctctgaggaagagaagaaagccCCTCCAGCTAAGCCAGCCAGCAAGACAGCTAAGCCAGGGTCCAAACCCTGCACCCTGGTCCCCAAAGCCAGCAGCTCAGATTCTGACAGCTCAAGCAGTGAGGAGGAGCAGAGCAAACCAGCAGTGAAACTAGCCAGCAAATCACCAGGGGGCAGTAAAGCTTGTGCAGGGAAGAAAGCAGCTGCTGCTAGCAGTAGCAGCAGCTCATCTGACAGTTCCAGTGATGATGACAAGAAGTCCAGAACAGCAGGGACTCCAGTCGCCGGGTTAAAGCCAGGGAAAGGGGGACAGAACAACTCCAGCTTGGTGAAAGAGAAACCAAAGGCTTCATCCACACCAGCAGCCAAATCACCAGCCACAAAGAAGCCAGAGCCCAAGCCAGCTGGTGGCAGTGAGAGTAGCTCTGAGAGCTCCTGTGATGAGAAGGGAAAAGCAAATGGAG CAGGCTCGAATAAGAAGAAGCGGAAGAGCGAAGATGACCAGGAATTGGGGACACCGGACAGCAAGAAGATTAAGACCAAGACCAGAACGCCACACTCATTTCCCAAGGTGAAGCAG CCAGCTGTCCCTTTCCGAAGAGTAAGAGAGGAAGAGATCGAGGTGGATTCCCGTGTAGCTAACAACTCATTTGATGCAAAG AAAGGAGCTGCAGGcgactggggagaaaaggcccaCAACGTACTGAAATTCACCAAAGGCAAATCCTTCCGCCATGAGAAGACAAAGAAGAAAAGAGGCAGTTACTGCGGAGGTGCTATTTCTACCCAGGTCAATTCCATCAAGTTTGAAAGTGACTGA